The sequence below is a genomic window from Candidatus Methylomirabilota bacterium.
ATGGCGTCCGAGCCCACGAAGGAGACGTTGGAGATGGGCACCGTCCAGCCGGCATCGCGGGCGGCGCGCACGAAAGCGCCGCAGCCTTGGTAGGCGCCGGTGCAGAGGACCGCGTCGCAGCCGGCCTGACGCAGCACACCCACGGCGATGCTCATGTCCTCCTCGAATTTGGCCCCGCGGACATAGGTCGCCTCGGCGACGATCTTGGCGCCGCGCTGGGCCAGCGCGCGTGCCACGCCGTCGGTGCCGCTGCGCCCGTAGGCGTCGATCTGGTAGTAGACGCCGAACTTGCGCGCGCCGAGCGTCCAGAAACGATCGACGAGCGCCGACATCTCCTGGCGGTACGAGGCGCGGATATTGAAGACAAAGTCGACATATGGCTGCTCGCGCTGCGGCTGGGCGCCGGTGAAGTTGCCGATCAGGATCACGTCACCGTAGCGCTTGATGATGGGCAGGGCCCGCGTGAGCGTCGGCGTACCGACGTAGTTCGAGAGGAAGAACACCTGCTCCTGCTCCACGAGCTGTATGGTGTTCCGCACGCACGGATCCGGCTGGTAGTCGTCGTCGAGTCCGGTGACGGTAAGCTGCCGCCCATTGACACCGCCGCGCGCGTTGAGCTCCGAATAGAACGCCGTCGCGCCACGCCAAAGCTCGGTGCCGAGCCCCGCCTGCGTGCCCTTGAAGGCCGCTGACATGCCGACCTTGATGTCGCGGGCCGTCACTCCCGGCGCGCTTGCCTGCGGCGGCTCGAGGGCCGGCGCCCTGGCGCCGCCACGCGCGGCGGGGGCGCCCTGGGCCCACGAGCGCCCACGGGGGCCGAGCACGTACCCGCCGGCCGCCACGCCGGACGTCAAGCCGAGAAAGCGCCGCCTATT
It includes:
- a CDS encoding ABC transporter substrate-binding protein encodes the protein MNRRRFLGLTSGVAAGGYVLGPRGRSWAQGAPAARGGARAPALEPPQASAPGVTARDIKVGMSAAFKGTQAGLGTELWRGATAFYSELNARGGVNGRQLTVTGLDDDYQPDPCVRNTIQLVEQEQVFFLSNYVGTPTLTRALPIIKRYGDVILIGNFTGAQPQREQPYVDFVFNIRASYRQEMSALVDRFWTLGARKFGVYYQIDAYGRSGTDGVARALAQRGAKIVAEATYVRGAKFEEDMSIAVGVLRQAGCDAVLCTGAYQGCGAFVRAARDAGWTVPISNVSFVGSDAMLALLLKRGKAAGRDYTKGLVNSQVMPSYDDTSLAGVVEYRALMDKHNPVLPEALRDKVYTPPRYSFISLEGFINAKVVVEALRRAGANPTRASLRQALESLKGLDLGIGAPLAFGPERHQGLDSVYFTRVDGDRWVPITDWSAAVRA